Below is a genomic region from Hylemonella gracilis.
GGATGGCCAGAACCACCACGAATGCGATGAAGCCGCCGGTGTACCAGCCATAGACCTTGTTCAGTTGCTGCGTGAACGCCGAGGTCTCGGCCGCGCTTGCTTTGCCACTTGAAGATGCACCAAAAATGCCAGCCATGTCATTCCTCCTCGGCGACACCGTGCTCGGCATCGAGTTTTTCCATGTATCTGGCGTAGTACCAGATGATCAGGCAATACACGACCAACGCCCCCTGCGCGCCCACCCACCAGCTGAAGGGCCAGCCGAAAAAGGTGAAGTTCAGGTCACGGGCGAAGTACCCGATCACGTAAGTCACGAAGAACCATATCGCCAACAGGATGGCGGTGATCCTGAGGTTCTTTCGCCAGTACTGGCGATGGGCATCGGTCAACTGCATGCTGATCTACCTCCAAAAAGCCCTTGCGGGCAAGTTGCTTGGGATGCTGCAACCGCCACCTGTGTCTCCTCGTGGCCTGCAAACCTGGTTGCGACTCTTCGTTCTCGGTGCTGTCGCGCGAGGCGGGCAACACCATCTGGGCAGGAAGCCGCCTTGGCGCGAATGGCGAATCAGAAGGACGGCGACGCGCGCAGTCCGGTTTCGCGCTCGAGCTGGGCCGCGACCTTGGGTTCGAACCCGCGCAGATGGCGAATGATCTTCACCGCCTCCTCGGGTTCGTGCCGGTCCACATGAACCCGCGCCAGCTGGTACCAGCCGAACGGACTCATGGGTTGCAGTTCCGTGTTTTTCTTCAGGGCCGCGACCGCCTCGTCATAGCGGTGTGCCTGGATGAACACCCGTGCCAAGCCGTACCAGGCGCGGTCCATCCGGGGGTCGAGTTCCAGCGAGCGGCGCCAAGCCTGTTCCGCGCGCTCGGACTGACCGGACTCCTCCAGCAAGTAGCCGAAGTTGAACCAGTCGGCGGCCAGCAAGTCCTGCGCCGTCTCCATCAGGCGTTCCTGCGCATGCAAGGCTTCCGCGCGACGGCCCTGCAGAGCCAAGACGTGGGCCTGGCTGGCCAGGGCGTAGCGGTCACCGGGCCGCAGCGCGAGCATGGCAGCGAAGCAGAGCAGCGCCGCTTCACGGCGGTTGAAGACCAACAAGGCCATGGCTTGCCACTTGAGAAATGAGTAGCGCAGGGAGGTGATCATTTGCACAGCTCCACGCCAATACGCAGGCAGGTCTGGATGCGGTAGAGGGTGACGGCCACCCAGACGAAGAACAGCAGCAGAAAGGCCACGAGGGGCACATGCTGGTCCAGCACCAGGCGCGGCGTGATGAAGCGCGCCACGCGCACGAAGGGCCGGCCGATGACGGCGAGCACCTGGTAGAAAAAGTTCTGATGCCTGCGCGCGCCTGCCAGCAGGCCCAGAATCCACTGGCCCAGCAGGGCCAGAAGCGCGATTTCGGCGATCAGCTTGATGTAAAGAGAGGCTGTCAGCATGGCGTCAGGAATTTCTCGGGAATGAGGATTCGTGCGCAAGTTCTGTCAACAGCCTGTTATTTCCTTTTAATCGCTGTGGATTTACTTACTCTACGCTGACTATCGTCGCGGGAATCAACGGTTTATGCCAGCCGGGGTTTTCCTATGAAAGGGTATTCCCGGAAATGGCTGCTGCTTGCCGGCGCGTCGCAAGCAATAAAAAGCCACGCCTCAGCAGCGTGGCTTTCCTCAGGGTCCGACCAATTTCAGCTGGCCAGCTTCTGCCAGGTCTCGACCACCGAATCAGGATTGAGAGAAATGGACGTGATGCCCTTTTCCATCAGCCACTTGGCGAAGTCAGGATGATCGCTGGGGCCCTGGCCACAGATGCCGACGTACTTGTTCTGCTTGCGGCAGGCCACGATAGCGCGTTCCACCATGAACTTCACGGCGGCGTCACGTTCGTCGAAATCGACCGCCAGCAGCTCCATGCCAGAGTCACGGTCCAGGCCCAAGGTGAGCTGGGTCATGTCATTCGAACCGATGGAGAAACCGTCGAAGTGCTCGAGGAACTCATCGGCCAGGATGGCGTTGGAAGGCACCTCGCACATCATCACGACCTTGAGGCCGTTCTCGCCGCGCTTGAGCCCGTTCTTCGCCATCAGGTCGATCACTTTTTTCGCCTGGCCGACCGTGCGCACGAAAGGCACCATCAACTCGACATTGGTGAGGCCCATGTCATCACGCACGCGCTTCATGGCCGCGCACTCCATCGCAAAGGACTCGGCGAAGTCCTCGCTGATGTAGCGCGAGGCACCGCGGAAACCCAGCATGGGGTTTTCTTCCTCGGGCTCGTAGCGGCTGCCACCGATGAGCTTGCGGTACTCGTTGCTCTTGAAATCGGACAGGCGCACGATGACCTGCTTCGGGTAGAAGGCTGCGGCGATCGTGGCCACGCCCTCGGCCAGCTTGTCCACGTAAAAAGCACGCGGCGAGGCGTGGCCGCGGGCCACGGACTCAACGGCCTTCTTGAGGTCGCCATCCACATTCGGATAGTCGAGGATGGCCTGCGGGTGCACGCCAATATTGGTGTTGATGATGAACTCCAGACGCGCCAGGCCCACGCCCGCGTTCGGGATCTGCGAGAACTCGAAGGCCAGCGAGGGCGTGCCGACGATCATCGTCATCTTCACCGGAATGCTGGGCATCTCGCCACGCTTGACCTCGGTGATCTCGGTGTCCAGCAGGCCATCGTAGATGTACCCGGTATCACCCTCGGAGCAGGCCACCGTCACCAGTGTGCCGTCGCTCACCTTCTCCGTCCCGTCGCCCGTGCCCACGACCGCCGGAATGCCCAGCTCGCGCGCGATGATCGCCGCGTGGCAAGTGCGGCCACCACGGTTGGTCACGATGGCGCTGGCGCGCTTCATCACCGGCTCCCAGTTCGGGTCGGTCATGTCCGTGACCAGCACGTCGCCCGGCTGCACCTTGTCCATTTCGGCGGACGACTGGACGATGCGCACCGGGCCCGTGCCGATCTTCTGGCCAATGGCGCGGCCTTCGGCCAGCACCGTGCTCTTCTTGGCCTGGTCGCCCTTGAGCTTGTAGCGCTGCTCGACCTTGCCCTCGGACTGGCTTTTCACCGTCTCAGGGCGGGCCTGCAGGATGTAGAGCTGGCCGTCGGTGCCGTCCTTGCCCCACTCGATGTCCATGGGACGGCCATAGTGTTCCTCGATGATCAAGGCGTACTTGGCCAATTGCTCCACCTCGGCGTCGGTGAGCGAGTAGCGGTTGCGCTGCTCGGTCGGCACATCGATGGTCTGGACCAGCTTGCCCGTGGCCTTCTTTTCCTCGGGGGTCGAGAACACCATCTGGATCAGCTTGGAGCCAAGATTGCGGCGGACCACGGACTTCTTGCCGGCCTTCAGCGTGGGCTTGAAGACGTAGTACTCGTCAGGATTCACGGCGCCCTGCACCACCGTCTCGCCCAGACCGTAGCTGGAAGTGATGAACACCACGTCCTTGAAGCCGGACTCGGTGTCGATGGTGAACATCACGCCAGCCGCGCCCTGGTCGGAGCGCACCATGCGCTGCACGCCGGCGGAGAGGGCCACCACGTCATGGGCGAAGCCCTTGTGCACGCGGTAGCTGATGGCGCGGTCGTTGTAGAGGGAGGCGAACACCTCCTTCATTTTGTGCAGCACCTCGTCGATGCCCGTCACGTTCAGGAAGGTTTCCTGCTGACCCGCGAAGGAGGCGTCGGGCAAGTCCTCGGCAGTGGCAGAGGACCGCACGGCGAAGGAGGCCTTGGGATTGCCCGCGGACAGCTTGGCGAATTCGTCGCGGATGGATTTTTCAAGGTCGGCCGGAAAGGGCTGGGCCTCGACCATGGCGCGGATCTCGGCGCCCGTGGCGGCCAACGCGCGAACGTCTTCCACGTCCAGGGCCTTGAGCTTGACGCTGATTTTGTCGGCCAGACCGGCGTGCGCCAGGAACTGGCGGAAGGCGTGGGCGGTGGTCGCGAAGCCGGTGGGCACACGCACGCCCTGCGGCAGTTGGGAAATCATTTCGCCGAGGCTGGCGTTCTTGCCGCCCACGACCTCGACGTCGCTCATCCTCAGGTTTTCAAACGGTACGACCAGGGCGGTCGGGTTGAAACGTTCAGACATGTTGGAATACTCCAGAGTTTAAAAACCGGGGCATGTCCGCAGACGGTCGGCGTTCCGAAGGCCTTTGTATTTCTTCGAATCGGGCAGGAACTTGGAGCGGGGGACATGTGGAAGAATTCAGGGCAGCCGTTCAAGACCGCCCTCCATTCTAAGGGAGCCGGCCAGGCGCCCCGCCCTCCCCAGCGTATCCCTTCCCCCTCACCATGCCCAATCGCACCGTTTTCTTCATCTCCGATGGCACCGGCATCACCGCCGAAACCTTCGGCAACGCCGTGCTGGCCCAGTTCGAGGCCCAGTTCCGCCATGTGCGCCTGCCCTTTGTGGACAACGCCGAGAAAGCCCACCAGGCCGTGCGCCAGATCCGGCATACCGCCGAGGTCGAGGGCAAGAAGCCCATCGTCTTCACCACCCTGGTCAACGAGGAGGTGCGCACCATCATCGCGGGCGCCTGCACGGAGGCCCCACAGGGCATGATGCTGGACATGTTCGGCGCCTTCGTCCACCCGCTGGAACAGGAGCTGGGCCTCACGTCCAACCACCGCATCGGGCGCTTCTCCGACATCAGCAAGAGCCAGGCCTACAACGACCGCATCGAGGCGATCAACTACAGCCTGGAGCACGATGACGGGCAATCCAACAACAACCTGTCCAGCGCGGACGTGATCCTCGTAGGGGTCTCGCGCAGCGGCAAGACGCCGACCTCGCTCTACCTTGCCATGCAGTACGGACTGAAGGTCGGCAACTACCCGCTGATCCCCGAGGACTTCGACCGCCAGCAACTGCCCCCCGCGCTGACACCCAACAAAAAGAAACTCTTTGGCTTGACCATTGAGCCCACGCGCCTGGCCCAGATCCGCAACGAACGCCGCCCCAATTCCAAGTACGCCAGCCTGGAAAACTGCCGCTACGAAGTCGCCGCCGCCGAATCCATGATGCGCCGCACCGGCATCCGTTGGCTGTCGACCACGACCAAGAGCATCGAGGAAATCGCCACCACCATCCTGCAGGAAGTCAAGCCGGAGCGGCTGGCCTACTGAACAGGAACAAGCGCACGGGCCACTGCGCACGGCTTCGGGCCGGTGTGGGCATCGCACGCCAGGTCAATCAGCACTTGTTAAGAATAATTCTTATTCATATAATGTGCACCGGTGACCCTGCATCAAAGCGGTGGTCGGTTTTCATGCCGGCCTCCAGGATTCGTGCCATGCTCATTCTTCGCTTGTTGTCGTGTCATTTGCGTTTCGCCCTGCCACCTCCACCCTCCCGCGCCTGTCCGTGAACCCTGGTCTCCGAGCCCCCGCCATGCCCGCTGAAGGCACCGATGCGCGTCGTGCGGTCCGTGTCGGTGCGGGCCATCCTCGTCGCCGGATGCCGGGCGTACCCGCGCGGGCCTTGGGCTGGGCGCGCAGCCTGCCGTCACGCATCGCGACCAAGTGGCCCGCGATCCGTCACGCCCTGCTGGCATTCCTGCGCGACCGGCGTTTCCATGCGGCCGTGCTGGTCGCCCTGGCGCATGCAGGCGCTATCTGGTTGGTCCAGCGAGAGGGGTCCTCACCAGGCTCGACCGAAACCCTGGTCACCGGAGAGCTGCTGAGCGAGATCATCGCCCCCCCCACGCCGACCGTGGCGCCCCAGCCGCAATCCGCGCCCAAACCTCGACCCAACACGCCCCAGCCGCCTAAACAGGCGCAACCCACGCCACCGCTGCAAGACGCACCGTCCGAACGGGTCCAGGAAACACCCCAACCCGAGGCCCCGCAAACCGAGGCCACACCGATTGAAACTCCGGTGGTGGCGCAGCAATCCGCCGCGCCGCCCCCACCACAGCGCACCGAGCAACCTTCGGTCGATGCCAGTTACCTCTACAACAAACATCCGAGTTATCCCGACATCAGCCGACGGCTGAACGAGCAAGGTCAGGTCATCGTGCGTGTGCTCGTCGGCACAAAGGGCGAAGTGCTGCGCGCCGAGCTCGGCAAGTCCAGTGGTTACGTCCGACTGGACCGCACCGCCGTATCCGCCGTGCGCAGTTGGCGCTTCCTGCCCGGCCAACGGGACGGCCAGGCCGAAGCCATGTGGTTCAACGTACCGGTCAATTTCGTGCTTCAGCAATAAGGCGCGATCGGCTCACATTTTCATCTGGAGTTTTGTCTATGGATTCGCAATTCGGTCTGTCCCACGTCTGGTCCCAGGGCGACTGGATCACGCGCAGCGTGGCCCTGCTGCTGCTGGGCATGTCCGTCGCCTCCTGGGCGGTGATCGTGCTCAAGGCGCTGGACCTGATGCGCTGCCGCAAGCAAGCCGCGTTGACCGAGGACTTCTGGCGCAGCGCCGACCTGGCCGAGGGCCTGAATCGCCTGAACCTGCCCAAGGACAAGCACCCTCAGGACAATTTCTTCCGCGCCCTGGCCGAGGAAGGCCGCGAGGCCGCGTTGCACCACCGCAATGCCAAGGCGCAATTGCATGACAGCCTGGACGTGAGCGACTGGGTCACGCGCAGCCTGCGCAATAGCATCGACAACGCCACTGCCAAGCTGCAGGGCGGTCTGGCCGTGCTGGCCACCGTGGGCTCCACCTCGCCCTTTATTGGCCTGTTCGGCACGGTCTGGGGCATCTACCACGCCCTGCTCTCCATTGGCGCCTCGGGCCAGGCCAGCATCGACCAGGTGGCCGGCCCCATCGGGGAAGCGTTGATCATGACGGCCTTCGGCCTGGCCGTGGCCATTCCCGCCGTGCTGGGCAACAACGCCCTGGTGCGCGGCAACAAGGCCGTGCTGGGTCAGCTCAACAGCTTCGCTCACGACTTGCACGCCTACTTCGTGACCGGCGCGCGCGTGCACAGCAACGCGAAGCAGAAAGTCGTCTCCATGAAAAAGGCCTGAACGCGGCCCTCGCACTCCGCACCTGAATTGTCACCACCATGTCCTTTTCCAGTTCCAATGACAGCGACGACGTGATGGGCGAGATCAACATGACGCCCCTGGTGGACGTCATGCTGGTGCTGCTCATCGTCTTCATCATCACCGTACCGGTGATGAATCATTCCATCCAGGTCAGCCTGCCGCAGGCCAGCAGCCAACGCGAGGAGATCAAGCCCGAGACCCTGCGTCTGGCCGTGGATGCGGCGGGTGAATACAACCTCAACGGCAGCCCCGTCACGGCGGCCGAACTGCCAGGCGTGCTGCAGGCCGAAGCCCAGCGTGATCCGGTGCCTGAACTCCACATCAGTGGCGACAAGGCCGTGCGTTACGAGCACGTGGCCAAGGCCATGGCCATCGCGCAGCAGGCGGGGCTGAAGAAAATCGGCTTCGTGACGGAACCGGTCAAGTAAGCGCCGGCCGTTCACCCACCCCGGGAATCACGCCGCACCATACAACCAGGGCTGGTCCATCAACCTAGCGCCCAGCAGGCGCAGTCCCGTGTCGCGCGCCCAGGCGGCGGGGCCGCGCAGGTGGTAGAGGCGTCCATTGCGAGCGGCACGTGCCTGCACACTGGCATTGCGCTGCCAGCGGTTGAGCGCGTAGCGCTGCAGCAGCAAGGGCGTGTCGATCAGAGCGCCGAGCTCACGCGCCTGACCCAGCAGACGGCCCAGTTCGTCGGCATCTTCGATGGCCATGCCCGCGCCCTGGGCCAGGTAGGGCCGCATGGGGTGGGCTGCGTCGCCCAGCAGGGCCACGCGGCCTTGCGCCATCTGCGCCGCATCCTGCACCGGCGGACGGTCGTTCAAGGCCCACAGGCGCCAGGCGGGCACCGCCGCCACCAGTTCGCGCAAGGGCGCACAAGTCCCGGCCAAACAGGCCTTCAGGTCAGCGGCGTTCGCCGCGTTGTCCCACTGCGCCGGGTCCGCAGGCGCCGGACCTTCGACGAGGGCCACGACATTGAGCCAGTCACCCCCACGCACCGGGTACACGACCACATGCAGGCCCGGCCCCAGCCAGACCGTGACGCAGTGGCTGCGCAACGTGGCCGGCAGTGCGGCCTGCCGGACCAGGGCACGGTAGGCCAGGTGGCCAGTGGCGCTTGGCGGTCCGTCGCCGAGCAACTGCGCGCGCACCCGACTCCAGAGACCATCGGCGCCGATCAGCAGATCCCCCTCCACTTCCAGTCCGTCGTCGAGGCGCACGCGCACGGCCTCCTCCGAGGCCTCGTACGCCTCCAGCGTACGGCCGCGATACAGCCACAGGCTGTCCGCCTGCTCA
It encodes:
- a CDS encoding DUF4212 domain-containing protein, which codes for MQLTDAHRQYWRKNLRITAILLAIWFFVTYVIGYFARDLNFTFFGWPFSWWVGAQGALVVYCLIIWYYARYMEKLDAEHGVAEEE
- a CDS encoding CDC27 family protein yields the protein MITSLRYSFLKWQAMALLVFNRREAALLCFAAMLALRPGDRYALASQAHVLALQGRRAEALHAQERLMETAQDLLAADWFNFGYLLEESGQSERAEQAWRRSLELDPRMDRAWYGLARVFIQAHRYDEAVAALKKNTELQPMSPFGWYQLARVHVDRHEPEEAVKIIRHLRGFEPKVAAQLERETGLRASPSF
- the ppsA gene encoding phosphoenolpyruvate synthase, translating into MSERFNPTALVVPFENLRMSDVEVVGGKNASLGEMISQLPQGVRVPTGFATTAHAFRQFLAHAGLADKISVKLKALDVEDVRALAATGAEIRAMVEAQPFPADLEKSIRDEFAKLSAGNPKASFAVRSSATAEDLPDASFAGQQETFLNVTGIDEVLHKMKEVFASLYNDRAISYRVHKGFAHDVVALSAGVQRMVRSDQGAAGVMFTIDTESGFKDVVFITSSYGLGETVVQGAVNPDEYYVFKPTLKAGKKSVVRRNLGSKLIQMVFSTPEEKKATGKLVQTIDVPTEQRNRYSLTDAEVEQLAKYALIIEEHYGRPMDIEWGKDGTDGQLYILQARPETVKSQSEGKVEQRYKLKGDQAKKSTVLAEGRAIGQKIGTGPVRIVQSSAEMDKVQPGDVLVTDMTDPNWEPVMKRASAIVTNRGGRTCHAAIIARELGIPAVVGTGDGTEKVSDGTLVTVACSEGDTGYIYDGLLDTEITEVKRGEMPSIPVKMTMIVGTPSLAFEFSQIPNAGVGLARLEFIINTNIGVHPQAILDYPNVDGDLKKAVESVARGHASPRAFYVDKLAEGVATIAAAFYPKQVIVRLSDFKSNEYRKLIGGSRYEPEEENPMLGFRGASRYISEDFAESFAMECAAMKRVRDDMGLTNVELMVPFVRTVGQAKKVIDLMAKNGLKRGENGLKVVMMCEVPSNAILADEFLEHFDGFSIGSNDMTQLTLGLDRDSGMELLAVDFDERDAAVKFMVERAIVACRKQNKYVGICGQGPSDHPDFAKWLMEKGITSISLNPDSVVETWQKLAS
- the ppsR gene encoding posphoenolpyruvate synthetase regulatory kinase/phosphorylase PpsR; the encoded protein is MPNRTVFFISDGTGITAETFGNAVLAQFEAQFRHVRLPFVDNAEKAHQAVRQIRHTAEVEGKKPIVFTTLVNEEVRTIIAGACTEAPQGMMLDMFGAFVHPLEQELGLTSNHRIGRFSDISKSQAYNDRIEAINYSLEHDDGQSNNNLSSADVILVGVSRSGKTPTSLYLAMQYGLKVGNYPLIPEDFDRQQLPPALTPNKKKLFGLTIEPTRLAQIRNERRPNSKYASLENCRYEVAAAESMMRRTGIRWLSTTTKSIEEIATTILQEVKPERLAY
- a CDS encoding energy transducer TonB, whose amino-acid sequence is MPAEGTDARRAVRVGAGHPRRRMPGVPARALGWARSLPSRIATKWPAIRHALLAFLRDRRFHAAVLVALAHAGAIWLVQREGSSPGSTETLVTGELLSEIIAPPTPTVAPQPQSAPKPRPNTPQPPKQAQPTPPLQDAPSERVQETPQPEAPQTEATPIETPVVAQQSAAPPPPQRTEQPSVDASYLYNKHPSYPDISRRLNEQGQVIVRVLVGTKGEVLRAELGKSSGYVRLDRTAVSAVRSWRFLPGQRDGQAEAMWFNVPVNFVLQQ
- a CDS encoding MotA/TolQ/ExbB proton channel family protein, which produces MDSQFGLSHVWSQGDWITRSVALLLLGMSVASWAVIVLKALDLMRCRKQAALTEDFWRSADLAEGLNRLNLPKDKHPQDNFFRALAEEGREAALHHRNAKAQLHDSLDVSDWVTRSLRNSIDNATAKLQGGLAVLATVGSTSPFIGLFGTVWGIYHALLSIGASGQASIDQVAGPIGEALIMTAFGLAVAIPAVLGNNALVRGNKAVLGQLNSFAHDLHAYFVTGARVHSNAKQKVVSMKKA
- a CDS encoding ExbD/TolR family protein, coding for MSFSSSNDSDDVMGEINMTPLVDVMLVLLIVFIITVPVMNHSIQVSLPQASSQREEIKPETLRLAVDAAGEYNLNGSPVTAAELPGVLQAEAQRDPVPELHISGDKAVRYEHVAKAMAIAQQAGLKKIGFVTEPVK
- a CDS encoding FAD-dependent monooxygenase, with protein sequence MLPEVLIAGGGIGGLATALACRRAGCRVRLYERAPEFTEIGAGIQLGPNVVRVLRDWGLEATLAEVVARPDRVQARRATDGVMLANLPLADFPQRYGAPYFSIHRADLHTLLLDALRREQADSLWLYRGRTLEAYEASEEAVRVRLDDGLEVEGDLLIGADGLWSRVRAQLLGDGPPSATGHLAYRALVRQAALPATLRSHCVTVWLGPGLHVVVYPVRGGDWLNVVALVEGPAPADPAQWDNAANAADLKACLAGTCAPLRELVAAVPAWRLWALNDRPPVQDAAQMAQGRVALLGDAAHPMRPYLAQGAGMAIEDADELGRLLGQARELGALIDTPLLLQRYALNRWQRNASVQARAARNGRLYHLRGPAAWARDTGLRLLGARLMDQPWLYGAA